The proteins below are encoded in one region of Gemmatimonadota bacterium:
- a CDS encoding DUF4111 domain-containing protein, which translates to MITSNLTKYPDVNEIIDFFVKRVFPALEKNVLGIYLTGSLSHGAFNYYSSDIDITVIVHRPVSRSELDSIGRLHREMEEKFEKWARRLECSYTSVDMLPCVMPPTEPRPWYWGGDCTLYAEAPYGNEWIINKYFLYSHSIALFGPSFTKLSPPVDVEDVRKACVRDLFQEWAPKKSNPEYFGDSHHEAYFILNLCRILHTVICSVVGSKKMAASWVQENCGDRWGDLVGNALEWQYGIELDARQEAIDFLDFVISEVSKTGVYTQVVNDASYIGGDESGSC; encoded by the coding sequence ATGATTACAAGCAATCTTACGAAATATCCCGATGTGAACGAGATTATAGATTTTTTTGTTAAACGCGTTTTTCCTGCTCTCGAAAAAAATGTACTCGGGATATATCTAACTGGCTCGCTGTCCCATGGGGCGTTTAACTACTATAGCAGTGATATTGATATTACGGTGATTGTGCATCGACCTGTTTCTCGAAGTGAACTCGATTCCATTGGGCGTTTGCACAGAGAGATGGAAGAGAAGTTCGAGAAATGGGCGCGGCGGTTAGAGTGTTCTTACACATCTGTCGATATGCTCCCTTGTGTTATGCCTCCAACGGAGCCGAGACCGTGGTACTGGGGTGGTGATTGTACCCTTTATGCAGAGGCACCCTATGGGAATGAATGGATAATCAACAAATATTTTCTTTATAGCCATTCCATCGCGCTATTTGGTCCGAGTTTTACGAAGCTGTCGCCCCCGGTTGATGTTGAGGATGTGCGGAAAGCCTGCGTTCGCGATTTGTTTCAGGAATGGGCACCGAAAAAATCCAATCCGGAATATTTTGGGGATAGCCACCATGAAGCGTATTTCATTCTAAATCTATGTCGAATACTGCACACTGTGATTTGCTCCGTTGTTGGTTCTAAGAAGATGGCTGCGTCATGGGTGCAGGAGAACTGTGGAGATAGGTGGGGTGATCTGGTAGGGAATGCTCTGGAATGGCAATACGGTATTGAATTGGACGCGAGACAAGAGGCTATAGATTTTCTCGATTTTGTAATTTCAGAGGTTTCAAAAACAGGCGTATATACGCAGGTGGTCAATGACGCATCGTATATTGGAGGGGATGAAAGTGGAAGTTGTTAG
- a CDS encoding AAC(3) family N-acetyltransferase, producing the protein MSEGKVVEKTKTPATIDSLQTDLRTLGIRPGMVVLVHSSLSAMGWVCGGAVAVVIALQKVLGSTGTLVMPAHSTGLSEPSKWKSPPVPESWWPVIRETMPAYDPVLTPTRAMGIIAETFRRERGVFRSSHPQVSFCACGPQASYVVNNHSLSFGMGEDSPLARIYDLHGFVLLLGVGHKNNTSMHLAEYRANFSTKRIVQDSAPISESGLRTWTTFEEVEPDSSDFDRIGEDFLRSDAGNVVRQGKVGLASCQLMPQRDVVDFTVGWLEENRSK; encoded by the coding sequence ATGAGTGAAGGCAAGGTTGTTGAAAAGACAAAAACGCCCGCTACGATTGATTCGTTGCAGACGGATCTTCGCACGCTTGGCATTAGACCGGGGATGGTCGTGTTGGTGCATTCGTCTTTGAGCGCGATGGGATGGGTGTGCGGAGGTGCCGTGGCGGTTGTTATTGCGCTCCAAAAAGTTCTGGGTTCTACAGGAACGCTTGTGATGCCCGCGCACTCAACCGGTCTGAGCGAGCCGAGCAAGTGGAAAAGTCCGCCCGTTCCTGAGTCGTGGTGGCCGGTGATACGCGAGACTATGCCAGCTTACGATCCGGTGCTTACGCCAACTCGCGCTATGGGCATTATTGCGGAGACATTTCGCAGGGAGAGAGGGGTTTTCCGCAGTTCACATCCGCAGGTCTCGTTTTGTGCATGTGGGCCTCAAGCATCGTATGTCGTGAATAACCATTCACTGTCTTTTGGCATGGGCGAGGATTCGCCGCTTGCGAGAATTTACGATTTGCACGGTTTTGTCCTGCTTCTCGGTGTGGGGCATAAAAATAATACGTCTATGCATCTTGCGGAATATCGGGCGAATTTTTCTACTAAGCGCATTGTTCAGGATAGCGCACCGATTTCTGAGTCGGGTTTAAGGACGTGGACTACCTTTGAAGAAGTTGAACCAGATAGTTCGGATTTTGATCGCATCGGTGAGGATTTTTTGCGGTCGGACGCGGGGAATGTGGTGCGTCAAGGCAAGGTTGGTCTCGCGAGTTGCCAACTCATGCCACAACGCGATGTGGTGGATTTCACAGTCGGCTGGCTGGAAGAGAATAGGTCAAAATAA
- a CDS encoding GNAT family N-acetyltransferase — MKVEVVRALKSDIPAILEIWKELMDFHVPFDSRYTLSDGAEESMDKNLERLIEAEDALVIMAVENTKVLGYGTAKIDKYPPVFVKQICGSIADLAVSSEHRRKGIGELMLNEMLDWFQSLGIDRVELRVASMNAVGYSFWRKHGFTDYMHIMYRDLPEVK, encoded by the coding sequence ATGAAAGTGGAAGTTGTTAGGGCTTTGAAATCTGATATACCCGCTATACTGGAGATCTGGAAAGAACTCATGGATTTTCACGTTCCGTTTGATTCGAGATATACACTGTCTGATGGTGCAGAAGAGAGCATGGATAAGAATCTGGAAAGACTGATCGAAGCTGAGGATGCCCTTGTGATTATGGCGGTTGAGAATACAAAGGTATTGGGCTACGGAACAGCAAAGATTGACAAATATCCTCCCGTATTCGTCAAGCAAATCTGTGGTTCTATCGCAGATTTGGCTGTTTCTTCTGAACACAGGAGAAAGGGAATTGGAGAGTTGATGCTAAATGAAATGTTGGATTGGTTTCAGTCTCTGGGTATAGACAGAGTTGAACTTCGAGTGGCTTCTATGAATGCCGTTGGATATTCATTTTGGAGAAAGCATGGATTTACAGATTATATGCATATAATGTATAGAGATTTACCTGAAGTAAAATAG
- a CDS encoding FAD-dependent oxidoreductase: MLTHREEKRDTPIVEDVDVVVCGGGPAGIAAAIACARQGARTRLIELHGSLGGVWTTGALSWIIDSADKPGIMAEITSRLDARDARRLRAPEGKNYAYDVEEMKLLLDEMCGEAGVEIRLLTRVVGAARDSENRLSVVITESKSGREAWHAKVFVDATGDGDLGALCGCGFDVGHPETGDVQPMSLMALITGLQFDEIEPYVGGSMVEPKQRLSALMEEIGVSPSYGHPTLFRIRDNLFALMANHQYGVKCDDANAITEAMIRARREIHIQVVALRAHGGVWSDMRVVATGAQIGVREGRRIHGRYEVTGEDLLRGARFEDAVCRVTMGIDVHSTDPKKTKIVEAKPHRSQPYDIPLRALIARDVDGLLMAGRCISGDFIAHSSYRVTGNAVAMGQAAGVCAARAALSNRLPHEVPWCEVKAALDVINGVTGPMVKKTGERYIKAEQADCGTNCLH; encoded by the coding sequence ATGTTGACCCATAGAGAAGAAAAAAGAGATACTCCGATTGTGGAAGATGTGGATGTGGTCGTTTGTGGCGGGGGGCCGGCTGGTATTGCCGCTGCGATTGCGTGTGCGCGGCAGGGTGCCAGGACTCGGCTGATTGAGTTGCACGGCAGCCTGGGGGGCGTGTGGACGACGGGTGCGTTGAGTTGGATTATCGATTCGGCGGATAAGCCCGGCATTATGGCGGAGATTACGTCTCGGCTCGATGCGCGGGATGCGCGCAGGCTTCGCGCTCCTGAAGGAAAGAACTACGCGTATGATGTCGAAGAGATGAAGTTGCTTCTCGACGAGATGTGTGGCGAGGCAGGTGTTGAGATTCGGCTGTTGACGCGCGTGGTTGGCGCAGCGCGGGATAGCGAGAACAGGCTTTCGGTCGTGATTACGGAGTCCAAAAGTGGACGAGAGGCGTGGCATGCGAAGGTTTTTGTCGATGCGACTGGCGACGGCGATCTGGGGGCGCTTTGCGGATGTGGGTTTGATGTCGGTCATCCAGAGACCGGGGATGTCCAGCCGATGAGTTTGATGGCGCTGATTACGGGGTTGCAGTTCGATGAGATTGAACCTTACGTGGGCGGGTCTATGGTAGAGCCGAAGCAGAGGTTGAGCGCGCTGATGGAGGAGATCGGTGTTTCGCCTTCGTATGGTCATCCGACGTTATTTCGGATCAGGGATAATTTGTTCGCGTTGATGGCGAATCACCAGTACGGCGTGAAATGCGACGATGCCAATGCGATTACAGAGGCGATGATTCGCGCGCGCCGGGAGATTCATATACAGGTGGTTGCCCTGCGGGCGCACGGCGGTGTGTGGTCGGATATGCGCGTGGTGGCAACGGGCGCGCAGATTGGTGTTCGGGAGGGGCGGCGGATTCACGGACGGTATGAGGTGACGGGGGAGGATCTTCTGCGGGGTGCGCGGTTCGAGGACGCAGTTTGTCGGGTTACGATGGGGATTGATGTGCATTCGACTGATCCGAAAAAAACGAAGATTGTGGAGGCGAAGCCACACCGGTCACAGCCCTATGATATCCCTCTCAGGGCGCTGATCGCGCGGGATGTCGATGGCTTGCTGATGGCGGGGCGTTGCATTAGTGGTGATTTTATAGCGCATTCGAGTTATCGGGTGACTGGCAATGCCGTGGCAATGGGTCAGGCTGCTGGGGTTTGTGCGGCAAGAGCCGCTCTGTCGAATAGGCTGCCCCATGAGGTTCCGTGGTGTGAGGTGAAAGCGGCTCTGGATGTTATCAATGGGGTGACTGGTCCGATGGTAAAAAAAACTGGTGAGCGGTATATTAAAGCGGAGCAAGCAGATTGTGGAACAAACTGTTTACATTGA
- a CDS encoding type II toxin-antitoxin system VapC family toxin, which yields MEQTVYIETSIFSFYYERRTDPAAIAMRDWTRQWWDRHRHYYLISTSTAVLAELDIGKLPHRDEALNLALTLPAIPPGDEIGEIVEVYIQHHLMPRNPLGDALHLALASFHKFDYLLTWNCEHLANANKFGHIRRINALLGLHVPILTTPLELMGGE from the coding sequence GTGGAACAAACTGTTTACATTGAGACATCGATATTCAGTTTCTACTATGAGCGTCGCACTGATCCAGCAGCGATTGCGATGCGGGACTGGACACGTCAGTGGTGGGATAGGCATCGCCACTATTATCTCATCTCGACCAGCACAGCCGTTCTGGCTGAATTGGATATCGGTAAACTGCCACACCGAGATGAAGCTTTAAATTTGGCACTTACTTTGCCAGCAATTCCGCCTGGGGATGAGATCGGTGAGATTGTGGAGGTCTATATTCAGCATCATCTGATGCCACGTAATCCTCTTGGAGATGCTTTACACCTTGCTCTGGCATCGTTTCATAAATTTGATTATCTTCTCACTTGGAACTGTGAGCATCTTGCCAATGCCAACAAGTTTGGACATATTCGTCGCATCAATGCATTGTTGGGCCTACATGTGCCAATTTTGACAACGCCTCTGGAACTGATGGGAGGTGAATAG
- a CDS encoding class I SAM-dependent methyltransferase, which yields MNNQKNQKSQSVQFSTRAEAYDRLQPVRIEMFDFYHSLAMDFIPFDDQTEFRMLDLGCGTGIFLNCVLMKYPKATCVAIDFSDEMMRFAARKMGTHSDRVAFLQRDLNEGLPEGLGSFQFVASFSTIHHLTDENKARIFRQIYDVLETGGWFFLIDAMSTRFDDDVYKLGRRRLNLRREERFEEAGIDIEEVNRVREIIEEVDEDSPERDRISRFSSQVEWLKEAGFRSVDYIWHFWMEHFVICRK from the coding sequence ATGAATAATCAAAAAAATCAGAAATCTCAAAGTGTTCAGTTCTCAACCCGTGCTGAGGCGTATGATCGCCTGCAGCCAGTTCGGATTGAGATGTTTGATTTTTATCACAGTCTGGCTATGGATTTTATTCCTTTTGATGACCAGACGGAATTTCGGATGCTCGATTTGGGATGTGGAACGGGTATATTTCTCAATTGTGTTTTGATGAAATATCCGAAAGCAACGTGTGTGGCTATCGATTTTTCGGATGAGATGATGAGGTTTGCGGCTCGGAAAATGGGCACGCATTCAGATCGCGTAGCGTTTCTTCAGAGAGATCTCAATGAGGGGCTGCCAGAAGGTTTGGGGTCCTTCCAGTTTGTTGCATCGTTTTCGACTATCCATCATCTTACAGATGAGAATAAGGCTCGCATATTCAGGCAGATTTACGATGTGCTTGAGACGGGAGGCTGGTTCTTTTTGATCGATGCCATGTCCACGCGTTTTGATGACGATGTTTATAAGTTGGGGCGAAGGCGGCTCAATCTTCGCCGAGAGGAGAGGTTCGAAGAAGCTGGGATTGATATTGAAGAGGTGAATCGGGTGCGTGAGATTATTGAAGAGGTAGATGAAGACAGTCCGGAGAGGGATCGGATCTCTCGTTTTTCTTCTCAGGTTGAATGGCTAAAAGAGGCGGGCTTTCGTTCCGTAGATTATATCTGGCATTTCTGGATGGAACACTTTGTCATTTGCCGAAAATAA
- a CDS encoding RidA family protein — MTIIRYPGKAFGRSKSVEHNGVVYTVVTAPDVSADFKSQTQQALEQLDANLAEAETDKSCLLSVTIYITDMSKKPILNAVWDAWIGADNWPQRACVEVELEGDTLVEMVAIAAK, encoded by the coding sequence ATGACTATCATACGATACCCGGGAAAAGCATTTGGTCGCAGCAAGTCCGTTGAGCACAATGGCGTCGTCTATACGGTTGTCACCGCACCGGATGTGTCTGCAGATTTCAAGAGCCAGACCCAGCAGGCACTTGAACAGCTGGATGCGAATCTCGCCGAGGCTGAAACCGATAAGTCTTGTCTTCTTTCTGTCACGATCTATATCACGGATATGTCAAAGAAACCCATCCTGAACGCGGTTTGGGACGCCTGGATTGGTGCCGACAATTGGCCCCAGCGCGCCTGTGTGGAGGTCGAGCTGGAGGGAGATACACTTGTAGAGATGGTCGCGATTGCAGCGAAATAG